The following proteins come from a genomic window of Rhinoraja longicauda isolate Sanriku21f chromosome 4, sRhiLon1.1, whole genome shotgun sequence:
- the LOC144592697 gene encoding uncharacterized protein LOC144592697 — translation MSASQLKSPQTSLPLYSANGIVENHWKCRIEGYSCNDGKKKLKLKGRELQSVPREIFDLSELQVLEMSPKWESCLNYKMDTVPREIGQLRALTVLNLDTNDLREIPPDIGSLQNLETLTLSNNQLSCLPAEMERLQKLQSLHLANNNFLELPVQVCQLRRLTFLDACDNKIKFIPHSICNLKYLETLLLYFNALQSLPDSICNLTSLRTLWLGNNSLRNLPVHFGHLVNLDWGRSYSSSNFEGNLLESPPAKICRGGPEEISHYFAMWDE, via the coding sequence ATGTCTGCAAGCCAATTGAAATCACCTCAGACCAGCTTGCCACTTTATTCTGCCAATGGCATTGTGGAAAATCATTGGAAATGTCGGATCGAGGGTTATTCCTGCAACGATGGCAAAAAGAAATTAAAGCTGAAGGGCAGAGAGCTGCAATCAGTTCCCCGGGAGATATTTGACCTGAGTGAGCTTCAGGTGCTGGAGATGAGCCCGAAATGGGAAAGCTGTTTGAATTACAAGATGGACACTGTCCCTCGTGAAATTGGTCAGCTGCGCGCCCTCACCGTGCTGAATTTAGACACCAATGACCTGCGAGAGATTCCACCTGACATTGGATCCCTGCAAAATCTGGAAACTCTGACCCTCAGTAACAACCAACTGAGCTGCCTGCCCGCCGAGATGGAGAGGCTGCAGAAGTTGCAGAGCCTACACTTGGCCAACAATAATTTTCTGGAACTCCCTGTACAGGTGTGCCAGCTCCGTCGCTTGACATTTCTGGATGCCTGTGACAACAAGATTAAGTTCATCCCCCACAGCATCTGCAATCTAAAGTATTTGGAGACTCTTCTTCTATACTTTAATGCATTGCAGAGTTTGCCTGACTCCATCTGCAATCTCACAAGCCTGCGCACCCTCTGGCTGGGAAATAATAGTCTAAGGAACTTGCCCGTCCATTTTGGGCATTTAGTCAACCTCGACTGGGGCCGCAGCTactcttcttcaaactttgaGGGCAATCTGCTGGAATCCCCCCCTGCTAAGATATGCAGGGGTGGTCCTGAGGAGATCAGCCATTATTTTGCTATGTGGGATGAATGA